A genomic region of Metopolophium dirhodum isolate CAU chromosome 1, ASM1992520v1, whole genome shotgun sequence contains the following coding sequences:
- the LOC132936236 gene encoding uncharacterized protein LOC132936236 isoform X5 yields the protein MIWSMKSSDSGGEGGEEDSGGGGESTKAVKWRRHGRQVSTTSTTLGCGWMTQTMLFFFLITGTAAVLSNSTFKGEQQSDINARIGQSAFLPCELEPNNVTTGFEMTTQCGTVHSVKWYRGASRIFLYSGGPRTTQPHREGYTDRYDRSYWSTEPNSTLGFLVMDNITALDEGVYKCEITYTKVHEGCNIVQFINLTTYTDPESISVGTFAELGDLSAHNYIDPSSDFYDDKNSDPKFGIMKKLTSGAIVGPVDEGNKIRLVCRAGRARPIPQVTWWQHSRGPIYDTDLVDYQYRKVDSDMSDDVFSYSGLWVAQSILTVIGKRGANGRYECRVKTATDSSPILTSNVEVTVNVSPYSVEMSTSSSGAPVTKVSKVDDRYKPQNSEHDRNSGAVVYAETTEGQPLVIRCAARGARPQANVTWYYYYKDQENDDDNDYGSGIRNEQNVHAPPVQSSKHGAPVMLGNSQQNGGSTARSPSDYLISEQRRMEGGAEIIGPVEIAQHTEYQADGTRDTHSQLSMSQLHRQQDGSILRCDAFNNVGSSPNQPLTVNMTIRVKYVPTAWVVPITDGENSGAIVEDEIKNEIGQQRKGGVDSSNNANPIVTDASKDTYDGMHYQSILYTVVVNETKELRLNCAYHANPDKLRTPVKWYRDGIELQLIDEEEPSSSNHGSSASSYAAVTPATGTGTLSGSSNGANTRFNTNPMPKYARVKGLANGNGGIHGDGNGEDATVLVVRRLTRYDSGRYECRVRNSVGPANSTNFANVRVQYTPKVKLHVILDDSLDENQTSTTASSSINNNMVGSNPVVLESEHRNVTLRCAVQLEQDQQNIEDTNNDPSLNLTSVHWYWNGVQMQLPNCTRSPDSSDIFVDEDDGDNEFDTENNENENNAMNLNYDTSEPQREGEYDTYAVDNDTRRRNKKQRKVVCTDRELILVNVTKNIHGNYSCRAKNAAGLLTPMSDQTPLIVYFAPGPVTLEFSPRRVIKGRNVTLRCNAQFLGRPQHPTRYSWFRDGHPFYHQNQGLINPNINSGTGINLGTNGNTGGGNFNPDWFVDHVSLETRANFTCSAYNEGGVTYSEPVYIEVFAPPNYITGPPQYLGVAYNATHVNASCTVECYPHCSVNWLRRGVLIDPMNNPMDKERYSILTEYLPAERLKNDFEAVRSTLIWRMDNWPGGRGLDPITDSTEYSCRSSGNEVGPPVSESIMNFSVEYPPGNMTVSKTVVHVSEGNIPEKVFCHAEGRPQPTFEWRYIASTNNWNVPGNSSQSTQSSSQQRLSSITNAGNSGVGGGSGSGGGQINNQQLVLNSAVGRQQAGYYACVARNTHGNETAYTYLDVMYKPSCQLRMITVDQFKQESSASLTDQSSELEEFLSSSSGEKRILVCTATANPGQVQYTWTIRNSGRQNDTSTSLTSDSPATERIITVSIGSSGNSGSNEVDNIGSYNRSILILQDRLEVTNNEDDEGRGSDNIPNNGASEGVRTYVCTVYNTVGSDQCSIQVQAVRESDAPWWKQLLATIGLGGLPVMVVLVALVVILLLIVIIVIVILLLFVCKNRYIKPGNGVSGGRQKYVKQKYPSLTAYRVPVVWRRHRGRGLLLNISKVRQNPEGSATSTVSGANPATTQHCTDQSAANVPGNPKPPPGYGDDHSESFSSQRTASAASVGKWPLKPGVLVHSKQQLHKLQSATHSQSATGDTADSGPADKPVSDESDKHKSKKNHTGKGKLAAECIMLANETQSARAARIRRMMIGSNNNLVPKKPSPTSPPPAPPVRQSSDNGASGANRCPSVTDSRGGAGQQQDNDSNLGATGDSKAAFYENLPFHGMRPPPNQSPARQSRVSNGNGNTVGRANCKPPLPLPPADASTPPPPLSSLIHRSPNGGYVSLLRQATAPKSGEVVGRPAAAVRFNSLQRPNRGAATAWQRRDRQFRSMRTVGTGSSDKQLTELPTGRLADGGDRQDNNDDDNGGVGEDETKAPAAADRKDGRKDAFSASTFPKPAPRTRVPSASVAPPSLARRDTYENLQQLLNGDGSLVGSNKPYKPPAASGYAEGGDMEYADVDYRNMYYGPINYKQSS from the exons ATCGTATTGGAGTACGGAACCAAATTCAACTTTGGGATTTTTGGTAATGGACAATATAACAGCACTCGACGAGGGTGTATATAAATGTGAGATCACGTATACTAAAGTACACGAAGGTTGCAACATCGTACAGTTTATAAACCTAACAACTTACA CTGACCCTGAATCAATCAGTGTTGGTACATTTGCTGAACTCGGTGATCTTTCAGCGCATAACTACATCGATCCTTCATCAGATTTTTACGATGACAAAAATAGTGATCCAAAATTtggtattatgaaaaaattaacatcTGGAGCAATCGTGGGTCCAGTGGACGAAGGAAATAAAATACGTCTAGTATGTCGTGCAGGCCGTGCCAGGCCTATACCTCAAGTCACTTGGTGGCAACATAGTCGTGGTCCAATTTATGATACTgatttag TTGATTATCAATACCGCAAAGTGGATTCCGATATGTCCGATGACGTTTTCTCGTACTCAGGATTATGGGTTGCACAAAGCATTCTTACCGTTATCGGGAAGAGAGGGGCAAACGGTAGATATGAATGTCGTGTGAAAACGGCGACTGATTCGTCACCAATTCTAACATCCAATGTCGAAGTAACTGTAAACG TAAGTCCATACTCAGTTGAAATGTCCACGTCATCATCAGGTGCCCCAGTAACTAAGGTTTCTAAAGTCGACGATCGTTATAAGCCTCAAAATAGTGAACATGATAGAAATTCCGGAGCAGTGGTTTACGCCGAAACTACAGAAGGCCAACCGTTAGTAATTCGGTGCGCGGCCCGTGGAGCCCGTCCTCAAGCGAACGTgacatggtattattattataaggatCAAGAAAATGACGACGACAATGATTACGGAAGTGGAATAAGAAATGAACAAAATGTTCATGCACCTCCCGTTCAATCGTCGAAGCACGGTGCACCCGTTATGTTAGGCAACAGTCAGCAAAACGGGGGTTCTACAGCTAGGTCTCCCAGCGATTATTTGATTTCTGAACAGCGACGTATGGAAGGTGGAGCAGAAATTATAGGCCCCGTAGAAATAGCACAACATACTGAATATCAA GCTGATGGCACCCGTGATACCCACAGCCAATTATCAATGTCACAACTTCATCGCCAACAAGACGGTTCTATACTGCGGTGTGACGCATTCAACAATGTCGGTTCATCGCCGAATCAACCCCTCACTGTAAACATGACAATCCGAGTAAAAT atgtACCAACTGCCTGGGTAGTGCCAATTACTGACGGAGAAAATTCTGGTGCAATTGTAGaggatgaaataaaaaatgaaataggtCAACAGCGTAAGGGAGGAGTCGATAGTAGCAATAATGCCAACCCAATTGTAACTGACGCTTCTAAAGATACATACGATGGCATGCATTatcaatcaattttatatacTGTGGTGGTAAACGAAACTAAAGAATTGAGGCTAAATTGTGCATATCACGCCAATCCAGATAAACTCCGAACACCTGTCAAatg gtatcgaGATGGCATTGAGTTACAGCTAATTGACGAAGAAGAACCTTCTTCATCAAATCACGGATCATCAGCATCGTCTTATGCAGCAGTAACACCTGCTACTGGTACTGGTACGCTATCAGGATCGTCAAACGGTGCTAATACTAGATTTAACACGAATCCTATGCCAAAATATGCGCGAGTTAAAGGATTGGCAAATGGAAATGGAGGCATTCATGGAGATGGCAATGGTGAAGACGCAACGGTGTTAGTGGTTAGGAGATTAACACGTTATGACTCGGGCCGTTATGAATGCCGGGTAAGAAATTCAGTCGGGCCAGCCAATTCTACAAATTTTGCAAACGTTCGTGTTCAGT ATACGCCTAAGGTAAAATTGCACGTTATCCTAGACGATTCACTCGACGAAAATCAAACTTCGACAACAGCGAGTAGCAGTATCAACAATAATATGGTTGGATCAAATCCAGTTGTATTAGAATCGGAACATCGCAACGTTACACTTCGATGTGCCGTACAATTAGAACAGGATCAGCAAAATATCGAAGACACCAACAACGACCCGTCTTTGAACTTAACATCTGTTCATTGGTATTGGAATGGCGTACAAATGCAATTGCCCAACTGCACTAGATCACCGGATAGTAGTGATATTTTTGTAGATGAAGATGACGGAGACAACGAATTTGATACTGAAAATAATGAGAATGAAAATAATGCCATGAATTTGAACTATGACACCAGTGAACCACAAAGAGAAGGAGAATACGACACATATGCTGTTGATAATGACACAAGAAGACGCAATAAAAAGCAAAGAAAAGTGGTGTGCACCGATAGAGAACTTATTTTAGTTaacgtgacaaaaaatatacacGGAAATTATTCATGCCGAGCAAAAAACGCCGCTGGTCTCCTTACTCCGATGTCTGATCAGACACCTCTCATCGTATATT ttgCTCCGGGACCGGTGACATTAGAGTTCAGTCCACGACGAGTCATAAAAGGAAGGAACGTTACCTTGCGATGCAATGCTCAATTTCTTGGTCGGCCACAACATCCTACTCGTTACTCATGGTTTCGCGATGGACATCCATTTTACCATCAAAACCAAGGACTAATAAATCCTAACATAAATTCTGGAACTGGAATTAATCTTGGCACCAACGGAAATACTGGCGGAGGGAATTTCAACCCTGATTGGTTCGTCGATCATGTCTCATTGGAAACCCGCGCTAATTTCACCTGTTCTGCTTACAACGAAGGTGGGGTCACATATTCCGAGCCTGTATATATCGAGGTTTTTG CTCCGCCAAATTACATTACTGGACCTCCGCAATACTTAGGAGTAGCTTATAATGCAACACATGTGAATGCATCGTGCACAGTTGAATGTTATCCTCATTGCTCCGTGAACTGGTTACGCCGTGGTGTCCTCATCGATCCAATGAATAACCCAATGGACAAAGAAAG ATATTCAATACTGACGGAATATTTGCCCGCCGAACGGTTGAAAAACGATTTCGAAGCGGTGCGTAGCACGTTGATATGGCGTATGGACAACTGGCCAGGCGGTCGCGGTTTGGATCCTATAACAGACTCGACAGAATACAGTTGTCGGAGCAGTGGTAATGAAGTGGGACCGCCAGTGTCAGAATCTATAATGAATTTCTCTGTTGAAT ATCCTCCTGGAAACATGACCGTCTCCAAAACGGTCGTGCACGTCAGTGAAGGTAACATACCGGAAAAAGTGTTTTGCCACGCCGAAGGTCGCCCCCAGCCCACTTTCGAGTGGCGTTACATTGCCAGCACGAACAACTGGAACGTGCCAGGAAACTCGTCTCAGTCGACCCAATCGTCTTCCCAGCAAAGGCTGTCGTCGATCACCAACGCTGGGAACAGTGGTGTCGGTGGAGGCTCTGGAAGCGGTGGTGGCCAAATTAACAACCAACAGTTGGTTTTAAACTCAGCTGTGGGTAGACAACAAGCTGGTTATTACGCCTGCGTAGCTCGCAACACACACGGAAACGAAACTGCGTACACTTATCTGGACGTCATGT ATAAGCCTAGCTGTCAACTTAGGATGATAACCGTTGACCAATTTAAACAAGAGTCATCAGCTAGTTTGACTGATCAATCTTCCGAATTAGAGGAATTTTTGTCTTCATCTTCTGGTGAAAAGAGAATACTGGTGTGTACTGCAACTGCAAATCCAGGCCAAGTACAGTACACGTGGACCATAAGAAACTCGGGTCGCCAGAACGATACGTCAACATCTTTGACATCTGACTCTCCTGCAACTGAGAGGATCATCACTGTATCAATTGGATCATCGGGCAATAGTGGATCGAATGAAGTGGATAATATCGGAAGTTATAACCGGAGCATACTAATATTACAAGATAGACTGGAAGTGACTAACAATGAAGATGATGAAGGAAGAGGTAGCGACAATATACCTAACAATGGAGCATCAGAAGGCGTCAGGACATATGTGTGTACTGTATACAACACTGTAGGATCGGACCAGTGTAGCATTCAAGTTCAAG cTGTCAGGGAAA GTGACGCTCCGTGGTGGAAACAGTTGTTGGCGACTATAGGTTTGGGTGGGTTGCCAGTGATGGTCGTTTTAGTGGCCTTGGTTGTGATTTTGCTACTTATTGTCATCATCGTCATTGTTATCCTGTTGCTGTTCGTTTGTAAGAACCGTTACATTAAACCAGGCAACGGAGTGTCGGGAGGACGTCAGAAAT atgtTAAGCAAAAATACCCTTCACTGACGGCGTATAGGGTACCAGTCGTTTGGCGCCGGCACCGAGGCCGTGGCTTGCTATTAAACATATCGAAAGTGCGACAAAA TCCCGAAGGCAGTGCCACGTCGACGGTTTCCGGTGCCAACCCCGCGACCACACAGCATTGCACAGATCAGTCAGCGGCGAATGTCCCGGGCAACCCTAAGCCCCCGCCCGGATACGGTGACgatcactcagaatcgttttccagCCAGCGGACCGCATCCGCCGCGAGCGTCGGCAAGTGGCCTCTCAAGCCGGGCGTGTTGGTGCATTCGAAACAGCAGCTGCACAAGTTGCAGTCGGCTACTCACTCCCAATCGGCGACGGGTGACACTGCGGACAGCGGGCCGGCTGACAAGCCCGTTTCCGACGAAAGCGACAAACACAAGTCGAAAAAAAACCACACCGGTAAAGGAAAACTGGCGGCCGAGTGCATTATGTTGGCCAATGAGACTCAGTCGGCGCGCGCGGCTCGTATACGTCGCATGATGATCggatctaataataatttggtgcCAAAAAAACCATCACCCACGTCACCTCCTCCCGCGCCTCCCGTCCGGCAGAGTTCGGATAACGGCGCGTCCGGCGCGAACAGATGTCCTTCTGTAACAG ATTCGCGAGGTGGAGCCGGTCAGCAGCAGGACAACGATTCCAATTTGGGGGCGACGGGTGACTCGAAAGCCGCGTTCTACGAGAACTTGCCGTTCCACGGAATGCGGCCGCCGCCCAATCAG TCACCCGCGCGCCAATCACGTGTAAGCAACGGTAACGGTAACACTGTCGGACGCGCTAATTGCAAGCCGCCGCTCCCGCTGCCGCCTGCAGACGCATCGACGCCGCCACCGCCGTTGTCGTCGTTGATCCACAGGTCGCCAAACGGCGGATACGTGTCGCTGCTGCGCCAAGCCACCGCCCCAAAGTCGGGCGAGGTCGTCGGTCGTCCGGCGGCCGCCGTTCGGTTCAACTCTTTGCAGAGACCGAACCGCGGCGCGGCGACCGCGTGGCAGCGACGCGATCGGCAATTCCGATCGATGAGAACCGTGGGCACCGGCAGCAGCGATAAGCAGCTCACTGAGTTACCGACCGGACGCTTGGCCGACGGCGGTGACCGCCAAgacaacaacgacgacgataACGGCGGTGTAGGCGAAGACGAGACGAAAGCGCCGGCGGCCGCGGACCGCAAGGACGGGCGAAAAGACGCGTTTTCCGCGTCGACGTTCCCCAAACCGGCGCCCAGGACACGCGTGCCGTCTGCCTCGGTGGCGCCGCCGTCGCTGGCCCGCCGAGATACCTACGAGAACCTGCAGCAATTGTTGAACGGTGACGGTAGCTTGGTCGGCAGCAATAAG CCTTACAAACCGCCAGCGGCCAGTGGTTACGCGGAAGGTGGCGACATGGAGTACGCTGACGTGGACTACCGTAATATGTATTATGGGCCGATCAATTACAAACAATCGTCTTGA